Below is a genomic region from Venturia canescens isolate UGA chromosome 1, ASM1945775v1, whole genome shotgun sequence.
tgataatttattcaatttacaTTCAAGGCTCTTGGAAAAACGGGTAAAGTAATCAAGATTTATCCTGACGGTGATTTGCGAGTTACCCTAGACGGTCACACGTGGACATTTAATCCATTGAGCGTTACACGTATCGCTTCGAGCAGTGAATCGGGCAATACATCCAATGCAACGAGCGAAGCAGGTCGTGGAAATCCGTCAGGTAAATTGGACGAAAGTTATagacaaattttaaaattttgtaCAAGAAAAACCAAAATTGTATAAATCCCGTTCATTTGCTAAAAAAGGCGTGCATGAATTCGTGTTTTTCAGCTGGTTCCTCATTCCCATTCGAACGTGCTGCCCGAGAAATGGAAAAGCTGATGAGAGATACGGCGAGAGGGGAAGCCAGAGTCTCAGCACTTCGTGAATACCTCCGAAAATATTCCGGAAACGTAGACGCAAGGCCCAGCGGTCTGtgtggtggaaaaaaaacttgtctACAAGTTGCAGCCCATCAAGGGCATCGTGAACTTTGCGTGATGTTACTGGATGGTGGAGCGTCCTTAAGGGCTGTCGATGAAGACGGCGATCCTCCGCTTCATTATGCAGCGTTCGGGTACGTTTTCCTTCGTTATGCATAATGAAATCGTTATGTATTCATCATGAagttgaatttttatgaaaatatgtgaaaacagtttttcatttgaattttttcagaatgatgtgaaaaaaaaaattgtttaactttgatttttttataattggaTATATTTCACCGAATGTTAAGACTAAAAATGTGGTTTTATCGTTCATAAGTAACGTTTTGAAATATGTGTAGAAATGAACCGGAAGTGATGGAACTTTTACTGTCTCGTGGTGCACCGATCGATGCGGTTAACAACGGTCGTTGCAGCGCACTTCACGTTGCCGTTAATAAGCAACATTCCGGTTGCGTTCGTGTTCTATTGCGTCACGGCTGCGACGTAAATCTTCAGGATTCTTATGGCGATACGGCTCTTCACGATGCTATTGGCAAGGATGCGCTTGACATAATAGACGCTCTATGCGCTTGTGAGAGAGTCAACTTTACGTTACGCAACAAACGTGGCTTTAATGTTTTGCATCACGCCGCTCTTAAAGGAAATGCTCAGTAGGTCGAATTCATATAACTTGAACGAGGAAACATaagaatttgatatttttatacacTTATTAATGATTTGTAATCGAAGAACTTGGACTTTTGTAATtagcaaaaaattcatatattGCGCTTAACCAACAAAATTGCATCATCGGGGAGAggaagtgagagagagagagagagagatcgcaacttttcaattatttgtcGGTTAATTGtccatttttttgagaaaattttgatgaaatgtaATCAAATTATTTCTGAATGCTGATCAAAATTTATGGTAATTATTTGCAGTGCAACGGAACGGTTACTAACGCGATGTCGACATCTCGTCGACGTTAAAAAGGAAGATGGCTTCGCGGCATTGCATTTAGCCGCTCTGAATGGACACTGCGAAGTTTCGGCACTTTTGCTTTCGGAAAGTGGTGGCGGAGCTCGTGTTGATTTGCGAAACAATCGACGTCAAACCCCTCTTCATCTTGCCGTTTCCCAGGGTCACTGGAGCCTCGTTGAATTGTTGCTGAAACACAAAGCCGACATATCGAGTACAGATGAGGAAGGTGATACGGTTTTACACATAGCGATCGGAAAAAGTCGCCATCAACCTGCAACTGTTCCAATACCCGATGGCAACAAGGAAACAACGATGATTTACGCTGTATGGAGTATTTTTACAAactattcatattttttcatcaaaagttCGTTAGGTTAAACTTTTTGTCCGTAACGATTCTTCAATAGGCTActcaattctttatttttcatcataaCACACAAccctttgaaaattcaacctaTGATAAGAAAATAGCATTGAGATATAATTGAACAGTTTTTTTCGTCGTGAAAAAAGATTAATGAGAAACCGATACCTTAAATTTTGGAAAAGATTTTGATTGTTAatagacattgaaaaacttATGAATAGTTGAAAGATTATTCATTactctttttcaatattttgtctATCTCTTGTTCAATTTGTATGATTCATTTCGGCAGATTTGGCAAGAATTGTCAAGACAAAATGCGCCGACGGAATTGGCACTTGCGTGTTACCTGGTAAGCATCGACACGAGCGGTCTTCTCCTCGAACATGTGAATTCCAAGGGGAAAACACCGTTGAATCTCTTGCCACCGGAGCAGCAGACACCCGGAATTAGTGAGCTTATACGATCATTTCGCAACCGAAGCAGACGAAACAACGCATTGGGACTTTCAACAGAGCCACCAGTAAACACTACTGAAACGCCAAACAATCAGATCGAAGCTGTGACGATCGAGGAGACGCCGAATGCTGAAGATGATTCGGGGGAGACCCCAAGGAACTCTGCGGATGAAGATTCATGTCGAGTTTGTGAGGGCTCGCTGATGAGACTGATCGATGGAACAAGCGATGATCCGAGCGGTAGTCTAGTCCCGATTCGCAATATTTGTCAGTGTTCCGGCAGAACCGAACCTCAACTTTTAACCggtaaatttttgttcacttttcaaagaagtagaaaaaaatgtaatgatCGTTTAAATGCAGTCACAGAGATTACGTAAGTCCACCGCAATCAAAAAAGTTGTGTAGTCTTAGAAAATCTATCTCCAGGGAAGAAATTATTCGAACCGCGCTGACATAATCAATGctctttgaaaataataaattaatgtGTTCAATTCCTAGACGTATCGACAGTTTGTTTGTTAGTTTGTaatattggagaaaaataaagaaatttatcGTCATTTCAGGTACCAATCCGACGGGTGAAGCAACGTGTCTGAGCGGCGTAGAGAGTCCAACGACGGAGGATGGTTTGGAAGACGGCGAGACGACAAAAAGTATGGAAAGAATAGAACGTGAACGTGAGAGAGACAAGGACAAAGACTTGGAGAGATTGCGGTATCTCGAGACAAGAATAGCCGATTTGGAGGAGGCAAATATGTGCAGTATATGCATGGAACGAAGACGTAACGTGGCATTCCTTTGTGGTCACGGTGCATGCGATTATTGTGCAGCTCCATTGAAAACGTGTCACATGTGTCGAAAAACCATtaccaaaaaaatcaatctttaCTAAAAcacagaggaaaaaagaaaaaaattgcgttgGAAAACTGTTGGAGAAGGAATGGGAACTGAAAACTTTTCTTCGCCATTCCATTGCACACGGGAAATATTTgaagtttacattttttcgcaGAATCTACGAAACTAAATTcagcgaaaatttcatttcgctCCCGTTATAAAGCCCCAGATCAAATtcgtataaatattgaaaattcattgatttgcaaaaaaatcattcaaagaatttttctttcgaatgaTACAAACATCAAAAGTTCCCCTTTGGGAATAAATCGATATACATTTACAACTATACTCAGAACTGCCAAAACAGAGAAAATCCGATAATACGATTTTACAtttacaattttacagtaCTGTATAGGAAACACAATGTGATATGCGTGTGTTCACGCATCATCACAATTACATTTTAAATTCCCCTTAAGCCAACTGACCAGTGTGATCGATACCACGGTTTAAGTCCCGAATCATTGTATGTACAGTAAACGTGCCATAAGGCGATTAATAGGACCTTGTTAATCGCTGCTAACGTTTCTTCTCTtatattttattctctttctaCTGAACCGCTACCGCTTCCGTCGTATCGCGTTGAATACTACTCTACgtgtattttttatcaattgtaCATAGAGATATTTAAATACACATGGGGCATTCCACGCTGACTACTTCGATTAGACCCTTCAActcttcaattttataagcAAGTTTTTGTAGCATGTGGTACCTTTAAGTAGcactcaaaaaatttttcaaaattttttagaaCGATTTTACttgatgatattttgaaaaaagaaatccaaATCCCAATTtagaaatcagaaaaaaatcacgaatatCACATTTTTTACATGAAACATTTTGAGGGTACGGCTAAAGTGGGCACGGGCTGCCTTCTGAGCGAAAAAATCTGAGAAAAAGTTCCAAAaccgtttgaaattttcgtctgTCGCTTTCCTATTACTGATGCATAATATCTCATATAATATTAATCAGGTTCGTGGCACACGCAgtcgcacacacacgcgcatgGCTCATCTGTTATCGCTCATATCTGTATActgttcaatatttcattttttttcttttcgttttcatttcttctaaGCGTTCAAAGCCATATGCGTGCTTGATATTATTTGGGAAATTCTTTATTACCAGCGACAAACAACGATAGAAGATTCTCACAATTGTTTAAGAgctttcttccatttttttttaaataacacaTTCTTAAGGGTCAAACGCAAGTCGAATTAGTGTGGATTGTCCCATATGTATACTTATACATACACATATTACATCATTTTATGCACGCGTTTTATATAATTCCAGAGATTTTTTAACGCATAACTAAAATCTTCGATTTTCGCTTCGTTCGTTCGCGATGTTTAATCGCAAAATTCTAAGTGTTCCTCGTACGATCGCGAAATATTTTaggtttttctttccttcaatCATCTCTAAAGTCTCATCTCACGATTCATCgtgttttcttcttttgcaTGAGAAATCTCGTTTATTTGTATTCATCGCATATAAAGTATACTATCAAATaaatgtattattattattacaattaTTTTATCGAGTCCTTAACGAATGAGACAGAACCACTTGTTTTCGTGGTCCATTTTCGCTCGCAACACTCGGACGTGACCAAGTGCGTAACCGAAAATTCTATTAAATCTCTTGTTATTACGTATTCCACGAATCTCGGTGCTACGCTTTGGTTCAGGGTACGCAATCGATTGACTGAATTGAATAAACGAttaatagggaaaaaaaagaaatcaacaAATAAAAACGTAAATGTATTTAAGAATTTGAGATCAAATGTGACAGTGGTTGATcaaatttttacaacttttGCTTAAAGTATAATTGATTggcattaaaaaatcgaaagtataTTACGAGGGTGCAGCAAAACTTTTTATCTTACGATTCTCGAAAaacctcaaaatttttcaataaaatttaaaatccGCAATAAGTGTATCAATTCGTTCAACTACTGTTACGTCACACATGACGTGATGAAATTCGATCAAAGTAAACGAGAGGGAAAAGAGCATTTTTTATCCTAATGTTTGCCAATTTTTTTGGCCATTTGTACTACTACGAGTGTAATTGAGCATTCAAATTCTTGAAGTTCTCAGGATCACAAGAATGATGCGTTACAGTTAGAATTGaatgttttcttcaaattcaacAAGTTAGGAGacaagggagagaaaaaacaaccGTTGTAGAAGAAATTTGTAACGTCGATAAGTTTTTACAATTATACGTCATTAtagaaattaaatgaaataaaaacaatttccaCGTAGACGAATCGTTCCTTTATTCTTTCGTTGGATTACCGATCTTTAGGAAATACAGGAAAAGGATAGAAAATTGAAACACAGATTTTGACTTGGCAAGCaatcttatttatttattttggtaCTCGATAGGTTCGATAATCGTATGATACAATATTGAGCCAGTTTGAAAAAACTGTAGTAATTGTTAATAC
It encodes:
- the mib2 gene encoding E3 ubiquitin-protein ligase MIB2 — its product is MLEVGLRVVRGYDWKWSDQDGGEGHAGTVVEIGKPPPPFTNGASASNPTDKTPDKTVIVQWDHGSRSNYRIGYQGYYDLLVFDNATAGVQHNNIVCNGCKKHGIVGIRWKCAQCFDYDLCTQCYMSDVHNLSHTFQRFQTPNAVGVQLTAREGCTKIPLKGIFIGAKVVRGPDWEWGNQDGGPVKTGRVMDIRGWDNESSRSVATVTWSSGSTNVYRLGYKGCVDLCYIEEATAGTYYKEHLPILGQPVMTVSSESGASIQSANATSTSSSPCHLTFNVRDKVKVMLDVETLKEMQAGHGGWNPRMVEYIGKVGTVHRITDKGDIRVQYEGCNNRWTFHPRALTKVTSKETFALGDLVSVKTDAVAVKNYQQGHGEWTDVMKSALGKTGKVIKIYPDGDLRVTLDGHTWTFNPLSVTRIASSSESGNTSNATSEAGRGNPSAGSSFPFERAAREMEKLMRDTARGEARVSALREYLRKYSGNVDARPSGLCGGKKTCLQVAAHQGHRELCVMLLDGGASLRAVDEDGDPPLHYAAFGNEPEVMELLLSRGAPIDAVNNGRCSALHVAVNKQHSGCVRVLLRHGCDVNLQDSYGDTALHDAIGKDALDIIDALCACERVNFTLRNKRGFNVLHHAALKGNAHATERLLTRCRHLVDVKKEDGFAALHLAALNGHCEVSALLLSESGGGARVDLRNNRRQTPLHLAVSQGHWSLVELLLKHKADISSTDEEGDTVLHIAIGKSRHQPATVPIPDGNKETTMIYAIWQELSRQNAPTELALACYLVSIDTSGLLLEHVNSKGKTPLNLLPPEQQTPGISELIRSFRNRSRRNNALGLSTEPPVNTTETPNNQIEAVTIEETPNAEDDSGETPRNSADEDSCRVCEGSLMRLIDGTSDDPSGSLVPIRNICQCSGRTEPQLLTGTNPTGEATCLSGVESPTTEDGLEDGETTKSMERIERERERDKDKDLERLRYLETRIADLEEANMCSICMERRRNVAFLCGHGACDYCAAPLKTCHMCRKTITKKINLY